DNA from Candidatus Zixiibacteriota bacterium:
GGATCTGGGCGACATCGCTCAAAGCGGCATATACTTCTATCGGATCGAGACACCCGAGTGGTCCGATGTGAAGAAGATGACGTTCCTGAAGTAATCAATGCTGATGACGGCCCCGTACGGCCAATGTTGCTGTACGGGGCTTGTCATGACATGAGTTCTTAACAGGATTCAAACAACGTGATTCGGCCCGCCAGCGCCTCACCCGCTGTGAGAGCCCGGTCGGTCACCGAATCCCCGAATGAGGTGATCACAGTGAACAAGGCGAAGGGAAGATGGTGTTTCAGGGGCGCCTTGACTCTGGGTCTGTTCTGCCTCGGCGTGACAACTGTGTCGGCCCAGGTCGCAGGACGCGTCGTCAATGCCAGTACGGAGACGCCGCTGTCCGGAGCCACGGTGCAAGTCTGGGACTCCTACCCCGGAGGATCGGTGTTATTGTCCGGGACGACCAACGGCAGCGGTGCATTCGCGCTGGGAGACCCGGGTGTCGGCTCATTTGATGTGCGCGTCTACAGGTCGGGGTACTATCCGACGGTCGTGCGCGA
Protein-coding regions in this window:
- a CDS encoding carboxypeptidase regulatory-like domain-containing protein, translating into MTLGLFCLGVTTVSAQVAGRVVNASTETPLSGATVQVWDSYPGGSVLLSGTTNGSGAFALGDPGVGSFDVRVYRSGYYPTVVR